In the genome of Paenibacillus sp. FSL R5-0766, one region contains:
- the fabD gene encoding ACP S-malonyltransferase, translating into MEKIAFLFPGQGSQYVGMMKNFYDQYEIARQTYEEANHILGFDLAKLSFEGSLFDLNKPSNMQPALLTASVVAYRVYMEEIGINPQFCAGHSLGEYAALACSGAMTFGDAVRITKRRGELTELIADEADGAMTIIDGADEEMIRRACEQVSTDTAWSAISCYNASSQYAISGHQDSIEQVESILLDQDAQTTPLMMSAPFHSRLMESAGEQLGVELANYRFHPFKWPVVSNVTATPYTEGGRITGLLQRQLSQPVKWAQTMQYLKKHGVTLTIELGPKNVLSGLVEMDKLGMKSFAYGQKEDRKALKELLDQAVVSRPRPTVVTKCMAAAVATPNRNWDQEEYQKGVVEPYKQIQQLQEELEAADQAPTTEQMKQSLEWLGTIFETKQVEQEERDDWFHQILDETGQYYLWNDLKVTTA; encoded by the coding sequence ATGGAAAAAATAGCATTTCTGTTTCCAGGGCAAGGTTCTCAATATGTAGGGATGATGAAAAACTTCTATGATCAGTACGAGATTGCAAGACAAACGTATGAAGAAGCCAACCATATTCTGGGCTTTGATTTGGCCAAATTGAGTTTTGAAGGCAGCCTTTTTGATCTGAACAAACCTTCCAATATGCAGCCGGCATTGTTGACAGCGAGTGTGGTTGCCTATCGTGTCTACATGGAGGAGATCGGGATCAACCCGCAATTCTGCGCAGGCCACAGCCTGGGTGAGTATGCAGCTCTAGCGTGCTCCGGTGCTATGACATTTGGTGATGCTGTGCGGATCACCAAGCGACGCGGGGAATTGACGGAACTTATCGCAGATGAAGCAGATGGAGCCATGACCATCATTGATGGCGCCGATGAGGAGATGATCCGCAGAGCCTGCGAGCAAGTGTCAACCGATACGGCTTGGTCTGCGATTTCCTGTTACAATGCTTCGAGCCAGTATGCCATATCCGGTCATCAGGATTCGATTGAACAAGTGGAATCCATCCTGCTGGACCAGGATGCCCAGACAACCCCGTTGATGATGAGTGCGCCGTTCCATAGCCGCTTGATGGAGTCGGCTGGTGAACAGCTTGGGGTGGAACTTGCCAATTATCGTTTCCATCCATTCAAGTGGCCTGTCGTATCCAATGTTACCGCCACGCCATACACCGAAGGCGGGCGAATTACGGGACTTCTCCAAAGGCAGCTGTCCCAGCCGGTCAAGTGGGCACAGACGATGCAATATCTCAAGAAGCATGGCGTTACGCTGACGATTGAACTTGGACCCAAAAATGTCCTGAGCGGACTGGTAGAAATGGATAAGCTCGGTATGAAATCTTTTGCCTACGGACAGAAAGAGGATCGTAAAGCACTGAAAGAGTTACTGGATCAGGCTGTTGTATCCAGACCGAGACCAACGGTAGTAACGAAATGTATGGCTGCGGCTGTAGCTACACCTAATCGGAATTGGGATCAGGAGGAATATCAAAAAGGAGTCGTTGAGCCATATAAACAGATTCAACAGCTTCAAGAGGAGCTTGAGGCGGCGGATCAGGCCCCGACTACGGAGCAGATGAAACAGTCGCTGGAATGGCTCGGAACGATATTCGAAACCAAACAAGTAGAGCAGGAAGAACGGGATGACTGGTTCCACCAGATCCTGGACGAGACGGGGCAGTATTATTTGTGGAATGACCTGAAAGTTACTACGGCATAA
- a CDS encoding acyl-CoA dehydrogenase family protein, whose protein sequence is MELSEQQLHCKQDAASFTNQYIVPYAGLHDREERLHPEVIDSLKSSGYLGSMIPREYGGMGLDPISVGVLNEEIGRGCSSVRSLLTVHGMVAIAIQKFGSEELRSYWLPRLASGEVIGAFGLSEPGVGSDAKSIETVAEFNGEGYVLNGKKKWITMGQLADLFLIFAQVNDKPTAFLVERNNPGLKIQPINGMLGVKGSMLAELHLEHVYVESDRMVGSSGIGVSMVALHCLDYGRYTVAWGCVGLGQACLDASLSYAGSRRQFGVLLQENQLIQKMLTEIIVDVKAARLLCYQSGYLKEVMDPDSIMETWTAKYYAADMVNKVAHRAVQIHGAKGCSAEYPVERFYRDARVNEIIEGTTQMHEMVIASYAASTYESVQEEAVLS, encoded by the coding sequence ATGGAATTGAGCGAACAGCAGTTACACTGCAAGCAGGATGCTGCATCATTTACCAATCAATATATCGTCCCGTACGCAGGCTTGCACGATAGAGAAGAACGGCTTCATCCAGAGGTGATCGACTCGCTGAAATCCTCAGGTTATCTGGGTTCTATGATTCCTCGGGAATATGGAGGTATGGGGCTTGATCCGATATCAGTTGGGGTGCTGAACGAGGAGATCGGAAGAGGATGTTCATCCGTACGAAGTCTGCTTACGGTTCACGGTATGGTTGCCATAGCCATTCAGAAGTTTGGTTCTGAAGAGCTGCGTTCCTATTGGTTGCCACGTCTGGCCTCAGGTGAAGTCATTGGAGCCTTTGGTTTGAGCGAACCCGGAGTCGGTAGTGATGCCAAAAGCATCGAGACCGTAGCCGAATTCAATGGCGAAGGATATGTGTTGAACGGGAAGAAAAAGTGGATCACGATGGGTCAGCTTGCTGACCTGTTTCTCATCTTTGCCCAGGTGAATGATAAACCAACCGCGTTCCTGGTGGAACGGAACAACCCAGGATTGAAGATACAGCCGATCAACGGGATGTTGGGGGTTAAAGGCTCGATGCTGGCGGAACTGCATCTGGAGCATGTTTACGTTGAATCCGATCGTATGGTGGGGAGTTCAGGTATAGGTGTCTCTATGGTGGCCTTGCATTGCTTGGATTATGGTCGCTATACCGTAGCTTGGGGCTGTGTTGGACTGGGACAAGCCTGTCTGGATGCTTCGCTGAGTTATGCAGGCAGCCGCCGTCAGTTCGGAGTCCTCCTGCAGGAAAATCAGTTAATTCAGAAAATGCTGACGGAGATCATAGTGGATGTGAAAGCGGCGCGGCTTTTATGTTATCAATCCGGATATCTGAAAGAAGTGATGGACCCGGATTCCATTATGGAAACCTGGACGGCGAAATACTATGCGGCAGATATGGTCAACAAGGTAGCGCACCGTGCGGTACAGATTCATGGAGCCAAGGGCTGTAGTGCGGAGTATCCGGTGGAGCGATTTTACCGGGATGCTCGTGTGAATGAGATTATCGAGGGCACCACACAAATGCATGAGATGGTTATTGCTTCATATGCTGCGAGTACCTATGAATCCGTACAAGAGGAGGCTGTTCTGTCATGA
- a CDS encoding 3-hydroxyacyl-CoA dehydrogenase NAD-binding domain-containing protein, which produces MKKIGVIGAGVMGRGVAQSFAQTGHEVVLVDIKDEVLEIAGEEIYNNIRMLKLFKKVEGLEAPEIIMERIHMTTELEMLREADIIVENVNEQWDIKKEVYGRIDSICHEACIFLVNTSCISITKIAALTKRPDQVIGTHFMNPVPLKSAVEVIKGMHTSERTIEEVTELLSSIGKETILVNDYPGFVSNRISHLFMNEAAFVLQDQVATAREVDDIFVKCYGHTMGPLETADLIGLDTVVDSLDVLYESYQDPKFRCCPLLRKMVHAGQTGRKSGEGFYSY; this is translated from the coding sequence ATGAAGAAGATCGGGGTAATTGGAGCAGGGGTGATGGGCCGCGGTGTAGCCCAGAGTTTTGCACAGACAGGTCATGAGGTTGTCTTGGTGGACATCAAGGATGAAGTGCTGGAGATCGCCGGAGAAGAGATCTATAACAATATCCGAATGCTGAAGTTATTCAAGAAAGTAGAGGGACTGGAAGCCCCGGAGATTATTATGGAGCGCATCCATATGACGACGGAACTGGAGATGCTTCGTGAAGCGGATATCATCGTTGAAAATGTGAATGAACAGTGGGACATCAAAAAGGAAGTGTACGGTCGGATCGACTCGATCTGTCATGAGGCATGCATATTTCTGGTGAACACTTCATGTATCTCGATTACCAAAATTGCGGCATTAACCAAACGGCCTGATCAGGTCATTGGTACTCATTTTATGAATCCGGTTCCCTTGAAATCAGCCGTTGAAGTGATCAAGGGGATGCATACCTCGGAACGTACCATTGAAGAAGTAACTGAACTATTGTCATCGATCGGTAAAGAGACGATTCTGGTTAACGACTATCCCGGATTTGTCTCAAACCGCATTTCCCATCTGTTTATGAATGAAGCTGCTTTTGTTCTTCAGGATCAGGTGGCTACAGCACGTGAGGTGGATGATATTTTTGTTAAATGTTACGGCCATACGATGGGACCTTTGGAGACTGCGGATTTAATTGGCTTGGATACCGTTGTGGATTCTCTTGATGTGCTGTATGAGAGCTACCAGGACCCAAAATTCCGTTGTTGTCCTTTACTGAGAAAGATGGTGCACGCCGGACAGACCGGAAGAAAATCAGGGGAAGGTTTCTATAGTTACTAA
- a CDS encoding acyl carrier protein produces MEEVKGRVRKFLGRFFKKHELQDDEDIFALGFVNSLFAMQLVMFLEKEFSIRVDNKDLDLQNFKSINAIVELIESKTVSS; encoded by the coding sequence ATGGAAGAAGTTAAAGGTAGAGTTCGCAAGTTTTTGGGTCGTTTTTTCAAAAAGCATGAGCTTCAGGACGACGAGGACATCTTTGCCCTTGGTTTTGTGAATTCGTTGTTTGCGATGCAGCTGGTTATGTTTCTGGAGAAGGAATTCTCCATTCGTGTCGACAATAAAGATCTGGATTTGCAGAACTTCAAGTCCATTAATGCCATCGTTGAGCTTATTGAGAGCAAGACGGTCAGTTCCTAA
- a CDS encoding HAD-IIIC family phosphatase, with protein MKKIKCVIWDLDHTIWNGILLEDEQVTLKENIVEVICTLDERGILQSIASRNDHELAMAKLEEFGLREYFIYPQINWNAKSRSVKTIVESINIGMDTIAFIDDQPFEREEVLFTHPDVLCIDAMAYLELTDMDEMKPRFITEDSALRRKMYMNDIARNEKEEEFEGTQDEFLASLGMIFTISEVKEGDLQRAEELTVRTHQLNATGYTYSYEELDQFRYSPRHKLLIAGLEDKYGTYGKIGLALLELNDEVWTLKLLLVSCRVMSRGAGTLLLHHVMRMAKEANVRLQAEFVSTDRNRTMMITYKFAGFREIEQNGDFYLFESDLSMIQDQPAYVSMEVIA; from the coding sequence ATGAAAAAAATAAAATGTGTAATCTGGGACTTGGACCATACGATTTGGAACGGAATTTTGCTGGAGGATGAACAGGTCACGCTGAAAGAAAATATTGTGGAAGTTATCTGTACTCTGGATGAACGAGGAATTCTGCAATCGATTGCCAGCCGTAACGATCATGAACTGGCGATGGCCAAGTTGGAAGAATTCGGTCTGCGCGAATATTTTATCTATCCACAAATCAATTGGAATGCCAAATCCCGATCGGTGAAAACCATCGTGGAATCCATCAATATCGGAATGGACACGATTGCTTTTATCGATGATCAGCCTTTCGAACGTGAGGAAGTATTATTTACTCACCCCGACGTCCTCTGTATCGATGCGATGGCCTATCTTGAATTAACAGATATGGATGAGATGAAGCCACGTTTCATTACCGAGGATTCTGCCTTACGCAGAAAGATGTATATGAATGATATTGCCCGCAATGAGAAGGAGGAGGAGTTCGAAGGTACTCAGGATGAATTCCTGGCCTCCCTTGGCATGATCTTCACGATCTCTGAAGTGAAGGAAGGGGATCTACAGCGTGCAGAAGAACTGACGGTCAGAACACATCAACTGAACGCCACAGGTTATACCTACTCTTACGAGGAACTCGATCAATTCCGGTATTCTCCACGCCACAAACTGCTGATTGCAGGACTGGAAGACAAGTACGGTACGTATGGCAAAATCGGCCTGGCGTTGCTCGAATTAAATGACGAAGTGTGGACACTGAAACTGCTGTTGGTGTCCTGCCGCGTCATGTCCAGAGGAGCAGGTACATTGCTGCTGCATCATGTGATGCGTATGGCTAAGGAAGCGAATGTCCGTTTGCAGGCCGAGTTTGTATCAACAGATCGCAATCGTACGATGATGATCACTTACAAATTTGCCGGATTCCGTGAGATTGAGCAGAACGGAGATTTTTATTTGTTTGAGAGTGATCTAAGCATGATCCAGGATCAGCCTGCGTATGTGTCCATGGAAGTTATCGCGTAA